The Synechococcus sp. RS9909 genomic interval TGCCGGTCCCGATCGCCCAGATCGGCTCGTAGGCCACCACCAGCTTGGCGGGATCGAGGCCCTCCAGGCCCTGTTCCACCTGCCGGCGGATCACCCGCTCCGCTTCACCGCGGCTGCGCTGCTCATCGCTTTCGCCCACACACACGATCGGGATCAGGCCATGGCTCTGGGCCGAACGGCCGCGGTGGTTGATCTGTTCGTCGCTTTCGCTGAAGTATTTGCGCGGCTCGCTGTGGCCCACGATCGCGTATCGAACGCCGTGCTCGAGCAGCATGGTGGGGGAGATTTCACCGGTGAAGGCCCCTTCCCCCTCCCAGTGCACGTTCTGGGACGACAGCTCCAGGCGAGAGCCCTGGCCCATGGCCGCCAGGGTGGAGATCGCCGTGAAGGGCGGCGCCACCACCAGATGGCGATCCTCTGGTGTGTTGGCGATCAGCGGCAGAAACACGGTCATCCAGTCCCTGGCCTGGGCACAGGTCATGTGCATCTTCCAGTTGCCAGCGATCACCGGTTTGCGCACGCTTGCGTCCTCTGCAGCTCAGCAGCAGCCAACTTACGGCCCAGGCTGAAGCGGCTCCTCAACGCTGGCGACCTCCAAACCCAGCTGCACGCGATCACCGTTCTGCAGCTGCCGCCCCCGCCGTTGCTCCACCGCACCGTTCACCGACACATCCCCCGCCTGGATGCGCAGCTTCGCTTCCCCACCGGTGCCCACCCAACCCTGCCATTTGAGGAATTGATCGAGCCTCATCACGCCTGGGTCCACAGGATGCCATTGATAGTGTGGCGCGATGCTCAGCCCTTCTGAAGCCGGTTTCCGCCGGTTGTTGCCGCTCCTGCGACCCCATGGACGCCGGCTGCTCTGGGGTGGTCTGAGCATGGCGGTGTTTGTGGGTAGCTGGCCGGTGCTGATGCACCTGGTGGGGCAGTTCATCCCCGCCCTCGGCTCCGGTGACCTCCAGGTGGTGGTGCCCGTGCTGGGCCTGGTGCTGGTGGTGTTTCTGGTGCAGAAACTGGCCCAGTTTCTCCAGGATTCCCTGTTGGCCGGTCCGGCGTTGCAGGTGAGTCAGGCGCTGCGGCGCGATCTGTTTGAGCGGTTGCAACGGGTGGAGCTCGGTGCGCTCGAGAAGCTGTCGGCCGGTGACCTCACCTATCGCCTCACCGAGGATGCGGACCGGGTGAGTGAGGTGATCTACAAAACCCTGCACGACACGATCCCCAGTGCTCTGCAGCTGGTGGCGGTGCTCGGATACATGCTCTGGCTCGACTGGAAGCTCACCCTGGCCATCCTGTTGCTGGCCCCCCTGATCGCCTGGTTGATCAGTCTTTTCGGTGCCCGGGTGATGGCCGCCACCGAACGCAGTCAGAAGAAGGTGAGCGAACTGGCCGGTCTGCTCGGTGAAGCGATCGAGGGGTTGCCGCTGGTGCGGGCCTTTGCGGCGGAACCGTGGTTGCAGGGTCGCTTTGAAGAGGAGATCGATCAGCATCGGCAAGCGCGCTACAACACCTATCGGCTGGTGGCGCTGCAGCATCCGGTGGTGGGGGTGATCGAGGTGCTCGGCATCGCCTTTGTGCTCGTGTTGGCGGCGATCCGCATCAGCAGCGGCGATCTCGACAGCCAGGGGTTGAGCAGCTATCTCACCGGATTGATCGTCTTGATCGATCCGATCGCCCACCTCACCACCAACTACAACGAATTTCAGCAGGGTCAGGCGTCGCTGCGACGCTTGCGGGCGATCGAGAAGGAACCCGCCGAAGCGGCCGACCCCCAGCCAGCCCTGCCGCTGGGTCGCCCCCGTGGTGATCTGGACCTGGAGCGGGTGGAGTTTGCCTATCAGGAGGGGCAGCCTGTGCTGCACGACCTCAGCCTGCAGGTGGCGGCGGGGCAGGTGGTGGCCCTGGTGGGTCCGTCGGGCGCCGGCAAGAGCACCCTGTTTTCGCTGTTGTTGCGCTTCAACACGGCCCAGCGCGGACGGGTGTTACTCGATGGCAAGGACCTGGCCCAGGTGAAGGCCCGGGAGCTGCGGCAGCAGGTGGCCCTGGTGCCGCAGCGCAGCAGTGTGTTTTCCGGAACGATCGCTGAGGCGATTCAGTTCGGGCGCCAGGCCAGCCAGGAGCAGCTGGTGGAGGCGGCGCAGTTAGCCAACGCCCACGACTTCATCATGCGCTTACCGGAGGGGTACAACACCCGCTTGGAGGAGCGGGGCACGAACGTGTCGGGGGGGCAGCTGCAGCGGTTGGCGATTGCCCGGGCCGTGCTCGGCAACCCGGCGGTACTGTTGCTCGATGAGGCCACCAGCGCCCTTGATGCGGAAGCGGAGGCAGCCGTGCAGGTGGGTTTGCGCCAGGCGATGCGCGGTCGCACGGTGCTGGTGATTGCCCATCGCCTGGCCACGGTGCAGGAAGCGGATCGGATTGTGGTGATGGAACACGGGCGCATCCGCGAGCAGGGCAGCCACGATGAGTTGATGCAGCGGGGCGGCCGCTACCGCGAACTCTGCGAGCGCCAGTTCATCCGCGATTTGCAGAACGTTTGAACGCTGTCTGAGCGCCGTGCAGGGCTCAGTACAGTCAGGCCGAATCCGTGACCCCCATCGAGGCCCCTGCCATGACCAGTTCTGCCGGTGAACAGAACCCCGTGCTCACTTTCGAGGGCAAGCGTTATGACCTCAACGCCCTGCCCGACGAGCTGAAGGAGCTGGTGCGGGGCATGCAGGTGGCCGACGCCCAGCTGCGGATGCATGAAGACACCCTCAAGGTGCTCGCCGTTGGCCGCCAGTCGATGGCGATGCAGCTGAACGAGCGCCTCAAGGACATCACCCCTCTTCCGGACGGGAACTGAAGCGGTAGGCGCCGGTGAGTCGGAAGACCACCGGCGAGAGCAGCAGCAGCGCCACAAGGTTGGGCAGGGCCATCAGGCCGTTAAGGATGTCAGCCACGGTCCACACCGTGCTGAAGGTGGCGACAGCGCCCACCACCACCACCGCAACCCAGACGAGGCGGAAGATGGTGAGGGGGAGGCCCACACCCACCAGAAATTCCAGGCAGCGCTCGCTGTAATAACCCCAGCCCAGGATGGTGGTGGCGGTGAAGAGGATCGTGGCGAAGGTCACCAGGTGATCCCCCCCCGGCAATCCCCAGGCGAAGGCGGCTTTGGTCATGTCGACCCCGGCCAGGCCTTCGTTGTATTGGCCACTGATCACAATCACCAGGGCGGTCATCGTGCAGATGATCAAGGTGTCGATCACCGTGCCAAGCATGGCCACCGCACCCTGCAGCACCGGATCACCGGGGCGGGCGGCGGCCTGCGCGATCGGTGCCGTGCCCAGGCCGGCTTCATTGGAGAACACACCCCGGGCGATGCCCTTCTGAATCACCACCCCCACCACGCCACCGGCGGCGGCCTGACCGGTGAAGGCATCGCGCACGATCAGGCCAAGGGCCGCTGGAATCGCCCCGAGGTGGGCGATGAGAATCCAAAGAGCCCCCACGATGTAGATGATCGCCATGAAGGGCACGACCAAACCGGCGATCCGTCCGATCCGCTCGATGCCGCCGATGATCACTGCGAAGGTGATCGCCGCCATCACCACGCCGGTGAGCAGGTCGGGGATGCCGTAATCGTCGAGAGCGTTGGCGAGTTCATGGGCCTGAACGCCGTTGCCGATGCCGAAGCCGGCAAGGGTGCCGAAGATGGCAAACAGGGTTCCGAGCCAGGCCCAGTGGGGGCCCAGACCGTTGCGGATCGCATACATCGGTCCGCCCACGTGTTCGCCGAGTGCATCGGTTTCGCGGAAATGCACCGCCAGGAGCGACTCACCGAATTTGGTGGCGGTGCCGAACAGGGCCACCAGCCACATCCAGAACACGGCGCCTGGTCCTCCCACACCGATGGCGGAGGCGACACCGGCCACATTGCCGGTGCCGATGGTGGCAGCCAAGGCGGTCATCAATCCCTGAAAGGCGCTTACATCGCCTTCGCCGTTGGAGCGGCGAACGGAATCGAGCATCGCCTGCACCGCAAAACCGAGGCGGCGCAGGGGCATGAAGCGCAACCCGATCATCAGATACACGCCGGTGAAGGCAATCAGGGTCAGGGTGACCGGTCCCCAGACCCAGCCGTTGATGGCATTGAGAAACTCCATGCAGCGGCTGACCCCCAGCGCAATCTTTAATTTTTCGATTCAAGCGAAAAAAAACTGATCAGCAATCAGGCGGCGTCGAGGGGCTCACAATCGAGGAACTGGAAGACCTGCTCGGACGCGGGGGTGTCGCCGTGGGCTTCGCTGCTGACGCGACGCTCATGCAGCACCCAGGGGCCACCCTCCTGGAGCGGAACAAAGGTGTCGATGAAGCGATTCAGGCCGCCGCGGGCTTCACCGGTGGCGGGATCGGCGTAGGCGCTGGTGTAGGTGTGGCTCAAATAGCCAGACCCGGTGTCGGTGGTGGAGCCGGTGTGGATCGTGACCACGGTGCCATGAATGTGGCGATGCACCATGGTCACCACCCGGTTGTGGATGCGGTAGCGATCACCGGCATTCTTGCCACCGACGATCACCTCCAACCCCTCATCGTTGCTGTCACCGGCGGTGAAGGTGTTGTCGCCATGCACCTGATCGAAACTGCGCCTCACCCGGTGGATCGCCACTTCCCAGAGCTGGGAGTGAATCGCCTTCTCCACCTCAGGATCCTCGATCCCTTCCACCGTCGCCTTCAGGTCGGCACCAACCTGGAAGCGCCCCTCGAGGTGGCGATCGCCCTGTTTCCAGAGGCAACGGCCGCGATAACCGCCGAACTCCGGATCCCAGGTGTAGCGGTTCTCATAGGCGGCCCGGAAAGCATCCCGGCAGTCGGCTCCCTGAGCTGGGGCGGCGGTGGTGGCGATCGTCACGGGCGCTCGTTTGACAGAGAGATGACCCTAACGAGCCGCCGGTGAGGCATGCACATCCTGGAGTGCATGGATCTCCAGTTGTTGATGCTGCAGGGCATCGATGCCCTCCACCGCAGCGCGGGCGGCGGCCAGAGTGGTCACCGTCGGCACGTTGTAATCCAGAGCGGCACGGCGGATGTAGCGATCATCGTGGGCGGCCTGGCGTCCGATGGGGGTGTTGATCACCAGTTGCACGCTGCCCGAGCGGATCAGATCCTCGATGTTCGGCCGGCCCTCATGCACCTTGAGCACGGGCGTCACCGCCAATCCCGCATCGGCCAGCACCGTGGATGTGCCGGCGGTGGCGATGATCTGGAAACCGAGGTCGATCAGCCGGGAGGCAATCGGCACCAGGGCCGGTTTGTCGCGGTCGTGGGTGGAGAGGAACACGGTGCCACGGGTGGGCAGGCCGTCACCGGCGCCCAGTTCCGCTTTGGCGTAGGCCATGCCGAAATCGGCGGCGGAGCCCATCACCTCACCGGTGGAGCGCATCTCCGGACCCAGCAGCGAATCCGCTCCCGGGAACCGGCGGAAGGGCAGCACCGCCTCCTTCACCGCCTGAAGGGGAGGCACCGGTTCGCTGAGCAAGCCGACCTGCTCGAGGCTTTCGCCGGTCATCAGGCGGGTGGCGATCCGTGCCAGGGGCTGACCGGTGGCCTTGGCCACAAACGGGACGGTGCGGGAGGCGCGGGGATTGGCTTCGATGATGTAGACCACCTCCTTGCCGCTGGTGTCGCGCTGAACGGCGAACTGCAGATTGATCAACCCCTGCACCTTCAGGGCCAGGGCCAGGGCTTTGCTCCAGCGGCGGATCGTGGCCAGGGCCTCCGCACCCAGGGACACGGCAGGCAGGCAGCAGGCGGAATCGCCGGAGTGGATCCCCGCCGGTTCGATGTGTTCCATCAACCCACCGATCACCACCGTGCCGGAGGCGTCGCAGAGGGCATCCACATCCACTTCCGTGGCGTTCTCCAGGTATTGGTCGATCAGCACCGGGTGATCCGGTTCCACCTGCACCGCTTCGGCCATGTAGCGATCCAGCTCCTCTTGATCGAACACCACCTCCATCGCCCGGCCGCCGAGCACATAGGAGGGACGCACCACCACCGGGTACCCCACAGCTGCCGCCACCTCCCGGGCCTCGGCCTCGCTGCGGGCCAGTCCGTTGCGTGGTTGGCGGATGTCCAGCTGCCGCAGGATCGCTTCGAACTGCTCCCGGTCTTCGGCGCGATCGATCGATTCCGGTGAGGTGCCGAGGATGCGTGTGCCGGTCTTGAGGCCCGGCTCGGTTTCTAACCAGCGCAGCAGGGGGAGGGCGAGCTTCAGCGGTGTCTGGCCACCGAACTGCACGATCACCCCCTCCGGCCGCTCCGTTTCGATCACGTTGAGCACGTCTTCGAGGGTGAGCGGCTCGAAATAGAGCCGATCGCTGGTGTCGTAATCGGTCGACACCGTTTCTGGATTGCTGTTCACCATCACCGTGGCGAAGCCCCGCTCCTGGGCGGCAAAGGAGGCGTGACAGCAGCAGTAGTCGAATTCAATGCCCTGGCCGATGCGATTGGGGCCGCCCCCGAGGATCATCACCTTGGCCCGTTCCTCGGGCTGCACCTCGCTCTCCGGCGCCAGGGTCTCCAGGTGACCCTCGGCATTGAGGCGCTGCACCGGTCGTTCGTAGGTGGAGTAGTGATACGGCGTGGTGGAGGCGAATTCAGCCGCACAGGTGTCCACGGTTTTGAACACCGGCCGCACGCCGAGACGGTCGCGCTGGCTGCGCACCGCCAGCTCATCGGACCCCACAGCGAAGGCGATCTGGCGATCGGAGTAGCCCAGCTGCTTGAGTTCGAGCAAGGCCTCAGCCGAGAGTTGCTTCAGTTGCTGCCCCTGCAGCAACCGTTGCTCGGCTGAGATCAGCTGGCGCAGCTTGGCCAGGAACCAGGGGTCGATGCGGCTCAGCTCATGGATCTCGCCATCGCTGCGGCCGGCCAGCATCGCCGCTCGCACCGCCAGGATCCGATCGGGTGATGGGGTGCGCAGGGCCCGCTCCAGATCGGTTTTGCTCCAGACGGCCTCGTCGCGATCACAACCCCAGCCGGAGAGGCCCGTTTCCAGAGAACGCAACGCCTTCTGGAAGGATTCCTCGAAGCAGCGCCCGATCGCCATAGCCTCGCCCACCGATTTCATCGCTGTGGTGAGAATCGCTGGTGATCCCTTGAATTTTTCGAAGGCGAAGCGGGGAATCTTGGTGACGACGTAGTCGATCGTGGGCTCGAAACAGGCGGGTGTTTTGCCGGTGATGTCGTTGAGGATTTCATCGAGTGTGTACCCCACCGCCAGCCGGGCGGCGATCTTGGCGATCGGGAATCCGGTGGCCTTGCTCGCCAGGGCTGAGGACCGACTGACGCGGGGGTTCATCTCGATCACCACCACATCGCCATCGACGGGGTTGATGGCGAACTGGATGTTGCTGCCGCCGGTGGCGACTCCGATTTCTCGAATGATCGCGATCGCTTGGTCGCGCAGGCGTTGATATTCCCGATCGGTGAGGGTCTGAGCCGGCGCCACGGTGATCGAATCGCCGGTGTGCACCCCCATCGGATCGAGGTTTTCGATGCTGCACACAATCACGACGTTGTCGGCCAGATCGCGCATCACCTCCAGTTCGAATTCCTTCCAGCCGAGCAACGACTGCTCGATCAGGATCTGGGAGACGGGGCTGGCATCAAGGCCGCTCTTGCAGATGGCGGCATAGTCCTCCGGGTTGTAGGCGATGCCGCCACCGCTGCCACCGAGGGTGAAGGCGGGGCGGATGATCCGGGGAAAGCTGCCAATGGCGGCACCCACCGCGTCCGCTTCCTCCAGGCTGGAGGCGATGCCCGATGGGCACACCTTCACGCCGATGCGCTCCATCGCCTGTTTGAACAGCAGGCGGTCTTCCGCTTTCTGAATCGCCTGGAGATCGGCGCCGATCAGCTCCACGCCGTAGCGCTCCAGCGTGCCGTTCTCCGACAGAGCAACGGCGAGATTGAGGGCGGTCTGGCCCCCCATGGTGGGCAGCAGGGCGTCGGGGCGCTCCTGTTCAATCACCCGGGTCACCACCTCGGGGGTGAGCGGCTCCACGTAGGTGCGATCGGCCATGTCCGGATCGGTCATGATCGACGCGGGGTTGGAATTCACCAACACCACCTCGAAACCATCGGCGCGGAGCGCTTTGCAGGCCTGGGTTCCCGAGTAATCAAACTCGCAGGCCTGTCCGATCACGATCGGGCCGGATCCCAGGAGCAGAATGCGACGCAGATCAGACCGCCGTGGCATGGGCCTCTTGGGATAGGCAAACCTGTTAAGCCTCCCACGCGGATGCACCTCTCACTGTTCATGCTGCGAAGGATGCTGGATCGAGTCGCTAGCGTGAGGAGATCGGCACGCAAGATCGAGATCATGAGCGAGCTCCAGCGCCTGAAGGGGCTGCTGCCACCGGAGATGCAGAGCTGGGTGTTCGTGGAGGCGGCGGCGGCTGTTGATCCGCCCCTGATCACCCTGGAGGAAATCGGCCGCGATGAGGTGGAGATTCAGGTGGATCTCGAGCCCTGGGACAACCTGGCGCTCGACCACCGCAACCTGCTCTTCTGGCATGAAGTGGGTCGGATCCAGAACGACACGATTCCCCGCGACGGTTGGGAGATGGCGGCCCTTGCCATCGGCCTTGGTGGCGCCATCGGTGAGCTCTGGGTGCAGGACGGCCTGCTGCTGGTGATGGCCCTGGGGCTGTCGGGTTTTGCCGGTTATCGCCTCTATCTCAAAAACAATGCTGAGAAACGGCTGCGGGATGCGATTGCCGCCGATGAACGGGCGATCGACCTGGCCTGCCGTTTCGGCTACAGCGTTCCCAATGCTTATAAGAGTCTGGGTGGTGCTCTGAAGGATCTGATCGAGCAGACGCGCAAGAAGAAGAAGCGGGGCTTCTATGAAGACCGTCTGGAAGCCCTGCGCAAGAGTGCGGGCAAGGCCCGGGCGGAAATGGCCCAACAGCAGGGATCCCGTCAGTCCGTGACCAGCGAGAACGTCTATGGCTGATGGCAGCGCCCCGGCTCCGGAGCTGGAGAGTGTTCAACTGGCGGAACTCGCCGCTGATGCCTGCGACGATCGCAAAGCCACAGACATCGAGCTGATCCGGGTCGATGCCGTTTCGAGCCTGGCGGACTGGCTGGTGATTGCCGGCGGACAGAGTGATGTGCAGGTGCGGGCGATCGCCCGGTCCGTCCAGGATCGGCTCGAGGCCGAAGCCGGCCGGCTGCCGCTGCGCAAGGAGGGCCTCAACGAAGGGCGCTGGGCGTTGCTCGATTACGGCGAATTGATTGTGCACATCCTCCAGCCCGGTGAGCGGGGCTATTACGACCTGGAGGCGTTCTGGAGTCACGGTGAGCGCCGACCCTTCGTAGCGTCGGCAACGACACCGGAGTCCTGAGTTGCGCACGCTGCGTTCAGGCCCGCCTGATTGCACCGATGGCCGCCACTCCCTGCCCTGTTCCGCCGGATCAACGCCCCCAGGAGGAGTTTGAGCAGCTATGCCGCTCCTGGTTCTTCGCCTGGCCCACCCGGGTCCCCCAGGGGCTGGATAGGGCCCTGCTGGTGAGTTGGTTGGTGTTTCTGCCGATCACCGTGCTCGTGGCCAGCGGCAGCTGGACCCTCCGCCATGACCCACCGCGTCTGCTGGCCGCAGGTGCAGTGGCGGCCCTGGTGTTGCCCATGCTGCTGCTCGTGCGTCAGTGGCTGGGTTGGAGCTACGTGCACAAACGTCTGCTCTCAGAGAGGGTGGAATACGAGGAATCCGGTTGGTATGACGGCCAGGTGTGGGAAAAACCCCTGGCCTGGCGTGAGCGGGATCTGCTCATGGCACGCCATGAGGTGCGTCCGATCCTGGGACGACTGGCCCGCTCGATGGCCTGGACCACGGGGTTGCTGCTGGCGGGAGCGAGTCTCTGCCAGGCTCTTTGAGCGCTGTTGACGTCGAGCACCATGGCATTGCCTGCAGGCTTCGGGAGTGGTGGTGCGTCGTTGGCTGGACCAAGCCCGCTGGAGGTGCGCCTGCGGCGGGGTGGTTGTGTGGAATCGGTGCACCGCGTTCATGCGGTGGTGTGCGATCAGCGGGGCCGGATCCTGATGCGGGCCGGACGCCCCGATCACGAAACCTTCATCCGGTCAGCCCTTAAACCCTTCCAGGCCCTACCCCTGCTCAGCAGCGGTGCGGCCGAGCAGTTCCATTGCGGCGAGAAGGGGGTGGCGATCGCCTGTGCCTCCCACGCCGGCACCCCCACCCATGCCCGCGAAGCCTTCAAGTTGCTGTGGAACGCGGATCTGGAGGTGTCGCAGCTGCAGTGTCCTGTCCCGTCAGGGGCGAGCAGCCCGCTGGAACACAACTGTTCCGGCAAGCACGCGGCCTTTCTGGCCACCTGCCGCAAGATGGCCTGGCCCACCGAGAGCTACCTGCAGGGGGACCATCCGGTGCAACGGGAGGTGCATCGGCGTGTGGCCGAGTTGCTCGGTCTGCCCGCCGCGGAACTGGTGGCCGCCCGCGATGATTGCGGCGCTCCGACGCTGCGCCTGCAGTTGGCGCAGATGGCGCTGCTCTATGCCCATCTCGGTGCCTCCACCCTGGCGGAGCTGGAGCAGATCAGCCGGGCGATGCTCGCTCACCCGGAGCTGGTG includes:
- a CDS encoding DUF6447 family protein, whose product is MTSSAGEQNPVLTFEGKRYDLNALPDELKELVRGMQVADAQLRMHEDTLKVLAVGRQSMAMQLNERLKDITPLPDGN
- a CDS encoding sodium:alanine symporter family protein, with the protein product MEFLNAINGWVWGPVTLTLIAFTGVYLMIGLRFMPLRRLGFAVQAMLDSVRRSNGEGDVSAFQGLMTALAATIGTGNVAGVASAIGVGGPGAVFWMWLVALFGTATKFGESLLAVHFRETDALGEHVGGPMYAIRNGLGPHWAWLGTLFAIFGTLAGFGIGNGVQAHELANALDDYGIPDLLTGVVMAAITFAVIIGGIERIGRIAGLVVPFMAIIYIVGALWILIAHLGAIPAALGLIVRDAFTGQAAAGGVVGVVIQKGIARGVFSNEAGLGTAPIAQAAARPGDPVLQGAVAMLGTVIDTLIICTMTALVIVISGQYNEGLAGVDMTKAAFAWGLPGGDHLVTFATILFTATTILGWGYYSERCLEFLVGVGLPLTIFRLVWVAVVVVGAVATFSTVWTVADILNGLMALPNLVALLLLSPVVFRLTGAYRFSSRPEEG
- a CDS encoding DUF3318 domain-containing protein, which codes for MSELQRLKGLLPPEMQSWVFVEAAAAVDPPLITLEEIGRDEVEIQVDLEPWDNLALDHRNLLFWHEVGRIQNDTIPRDGWEMAALAIGLGGAIGELWVQDGLLLVMALGLSGFAGYRLYLKNNAEKRLRDAIAADERAIDLACRFGYSVPNAYKSLGGALKDLIEQTRKKKKRGFYEDRLEALRKSAGKARAEMAQQQGSRQSVTSENVYG
- the carB gene encoding carbamoyl-phosphate synthase large subunit, with the protein product MPRRSDLRRILLLGSGPIVIGQACEFDYSGTQACKALRADGFEVVLVNSNPASIMTDPDMADRTYVEPLTPEVVTRVIEQERPDALLPTMGGQTALNLAVALSENGTLERYGVELIGADLQAIQKAEDRLLFKQAMERIGVKVCPSGIASSLEEADAVGAAIGSFPRIIRPAFTLGGSGGGIAYNPEDYAAICKSGLDASPVSQILIEQSLLGWKEFELEVMRDLADNVVIVCSIENLDPMGVHTGDSITVAPAQTLTDREYQRLRDQAIAIIREIGVATGGSNIQFAINPVDGDVVVIEMNPRVSRSSALASKATGFPIAKIAARLAVGYTLDEILNDITGKTPACFEPTIDYVVTKIPRFAFEKFKGSPAILTTAMKSVGEAMAIGRCFEESFQKALRSLETGLSGWGCDRDEAVWSKTDLERALRTPSPDRILAVRAAMLAGRSDGEIHELSRIDPWFLAKLRQLISAEQRLLQGQQLKQLSAEALLELKQLGYSDRQIAFAVGSDELAVRSQRDRLGVRPVFKTVDTCAAEFASTTPYHYSTYERPVQRLNAEGHLETLAPESEVQPEERAKVMILGGGPNRIGQGIEFDYCCCHASFAAQERGFATVMVNSNPETVSTDYDTSDRLYFEPLTLEDVLNVIETERPEGVIVQFGGQTPLKLALPLLRWLETEPGLKTGTRILGTSPESIDRAEDREQFEAILRQLDIRQPRNGLARSEAEAREVAAAVGYPVVVRPSYVLGGRAMEVVFDQEELDRYMAEAVQVEPDHPVLIDQYLENATEVDVDALCDASGTVVIGGLMEHIEPAGIHSGDSACCLPAVSLGAEALATIRRWSKALALALKVQGLINLQFAVQRDTSGKEVVYIIEANPRASRTVPFVAKATGQPLARIATRLMTGESLEQVGLLSEPVPPLQAVKEAVLPFRRFPGADSLLGPEMRSTGEVMGSAADFGMAYAKAELGAGDGLPTRGTVFLSTHDRDKPALVPIASRLIDLGFQIIATAGTSTVLADAGLAVTPVLKVHEGRPNIEDLIRSGSVQLVINTPIGRQAAHDDRYIRRAALDYNVPTVTTLAAARAAVEGIDALQHQQLEIHALQDVHASPAAR
- the rsfS gene encoding ribosome silencing factor, with product MESVQLAELAADACDDRKATDIELIRVDAVSSLADWLVIAGGQSDVQVRAIARSVQDRLEAEAGRLPLRKEGLNEGRWALLDYGELIVHILQPGERGYYDLEAFWSHGERRPFVASATTPES
- a CDS encoding DUF3386 domain-containing protein, which encodes MTIATTAAPAQGADCRDAFRAAYENRYTWDPEFGGYRGRCLWKQGDRHLEGRFQVGADLKATVEGIEDPEVEKAIHSQLWEVAIHRVRRSFDQVHGDNTFTAGDSNDEGLEVIVGGKNAGDRYRIHNRVVTMVHRHIHGTVVTIHTGSTTDTGSGYLSHTYTSAYADPATGEARGGLNRFIDTFVPLQEGGPWVLHERRVSSEAHGDTPASEQVFQFLDCEPLDAA
- a CDS encoding ABC transporter ATP-binding protein, with the protein product MLSPSEAGFRRLLPLLRPHGRRLLWGGLSMAVFVGSWPVLMHLVGQFIPALGSGDLQVVVPVLGLVLVVFLVQKLAQFLQDSLLAGPALQVSQALRRDLFERLQRVELGALEKLSAGDLTYRLTEDADRVSEVIYKTLHDTIPSALQLVAVLGYMLWLDWKLTLAILLLAPLIAWLISLFGARVMAATERSQKKVSELAGLLGEAIEGLPLVRAFAAEPWLQGRFEEEIDQHRQARYNTYRLVALQHPVVGVIEVLGIAFVLVLAAIRISSGDLDSQGLSSYLTGLIVLIDPIAHLTTNYNEFQQGQASLRRLRAIEKEPAEAADPQPALPLGRPRGDLDLERVEFAYQEGQPVLHDLSLQVAAGQVVALVGPSGAGKSTLFSLLLRFNTAQRGRVLLDGKDLAQVKARELRQQVALVPQRSSVFSGTIAEAIQFGRQASQEQLVEAAQLANAHDFIMRLPEGYNTRLEERGTNVSGGQLQRLAIARAVLGNPAVLLLDEATSALDAEAEAAVQVGLRQAMRGRTVLVIAHRLATVQEADRIVVMEHGRIREQGSHDELMQRGGRYRELCERQFIRDLQNV
- a CDS encoding RNA-binding S4 domain-containing protein; amino-acid sequence: MRLDQFLKWQGWVGTGGEAKLRIQAGDVSVNGAVEQRRGRQLQNGDRVQLGLEVASVEEPLQPGP
- a CDS encoding asparaginase, with the translated sequence MALPAGFGSGGASLAGPSPLEVRLRRGGCVESVHRVHAVVCDQRGRILMRAGRPDHETFIRSALKPFQALPLLSSGAAEQFHCGEKGVAIACASHAGTPTHAREAFKLLWNADLEVSQLQCPVPSGASSPLEHNCSGKHAAFLATCRKMAWPTESYLQGDHPVQREVHRRVAELLGLPAAELVAARDDCGAPTLRLQLAQMALLYAHLGASTLAELEQISRAMLAHPELVAGEGRFDTELMQRAHGQVLSKGGAEGIQCLSRIGEGLGVAIKVDDGSRRAKQAVALHLLRQLDWLTPSGLQELEEQVLILNPGVSLEVEGALRFQEG
- the tpiA gene encoding triose-phosphate isomerase → MRKPVIAGNWKMHMTCAQARDWMTVFLPLIANTPEDRHLVVAPPFTAISTLAAMGQGSRLELSSQNVHWEGEGAFTGEISPTMLLEHGVRYAIVGHSEPRKYFSESDEQINHRGRSAQSHGLIPIVCVGESDEQRSRGEAERVIRRQVEQGLEGLDPAKLVVAYEPIWAIGTGKTCEASEANRICGLIRSWVGSPDLIIQYGGSVKPGNIDQLMAMSDIDGVLVGGASLDPESFGRIANYQKS
- a CDS encoding CGLD27 family protein, encoding MAATPCPVPPDQRPQEEFEQLCRSWFFAWPTRVPQGLDRALLVSWLVFLPITVLVASGSWTLRHDPPRLLAAGAVAALVLPMLLLVRQWLGWSYVHKRLLSERVEYEESGWYDGQVWEKPLAWRERDLLMARHEVRPILGRLARSMAWTTGLLLAGASLCQAL